agtgggtatcgctctgcaGCTCTGCTGTCTAGTAGAtatggagagtaggtcactataatggttaaatttgaatgcaatgagccaatgacaggtatcattgtacacgaaaaacgattcttaacggagatgatttgttagtctaggataattagtaggatatattacattattagctatatttaatttgtaatatatcgttattttacttgatttcataaaaaattaaatttaatacgctcatacaattgtttatatattgacggtagaatttttgtttactgttatttaaataaaaagttatagagAACCTTGTGTTGAGTTTTATAATcataggtataaatcacaaaaacgttatgaattttaaacttcaaattccttacaaattttttcgattttgacatattttgtaacatttgaacttttaatgcttataaacaaaaattgtgacaaacgatttttgatttttttttttttttactacaataagaacaatttataataaactttgtattcaattttaaagattttttggaaagccaaatttttttatcggcatttcaagaaaattttttttgaaaaatcgaaaatttctatggtctataaataataaaataacaggtttaaaaaatgtctaaatattttgaaaatttaatcgtaaatagataacgctaatataaacattttgtgaaaatatcaagtatttacaatgatttgtttttgaattcaagcaaaataaaaaaatcgattttgtcaaaaatgatGGTCATACGTAAAAATTCACGTTTTCCGTTacttttttagggtttttcctgacactttttgaaaattactggaaaatttttacttttgacccccaaaagtaccaactagattcaatttaattttcaaagagagactgaagtcaaaaatcaaagcactattactactctacaacgtgatgacagacacaaaaatttaaaaaaaaacacacatcattgtaaaatcaatatattcaacaataatacaataatttcctttaatcataaatttaatcaaattctgtatttttaaatatatttaagaccagcttattttaaactttttgagatgttttgtaaatagtgtcctctaaaaaaattaacttttaatgagaatccttttttttactatgatttatttagtgaattttttttaaatattaatgtatcttatttaaaattcatacgaGTGTTGTATcttctataatagtataagcaTTAagcaatgttatttaattttttccgtGGTATTACTGGTATACAGGGGCGTGCCTAGGGGGAGTTTTGGGTATTCAACCTTCTTCCTCcccagaataataaaataattatttataatagttgtacataatataatacctatatatgcggaaaaatattgaacccccaaaaaaaatttccaaacACGCCCCTGCTGGTATAAGTAGtattagtacctacctactaagTACTAAAgacgtataatactataatacaatatacatataacgataTAACTTGTATAAGATCTGTGGGCTTTGTAGCTTTtatagctaaaatattattgttattaaaacgataatattatctatacccTATGACGACATAATTCTgttagacataatataaaagatttaaattaaaataaaatgtattatgctaCTGTGGATTCttgcaattatttaatctCTTTGGCGGCGTGGACGATAACCGACATCAATTATTTTCCTGTTTACACTTTACAACTGAACTGTACCCACATTTATCCGCTGATAACACGTCTGTTGGTCGAACTCGAACATGCGGATTGCGGATGCTCATTTTATGCTTGTTTTTtcgacatattttttacagacTAGGTTAATAATGACATTTCACTAAGGATTTACTGGTTATTCTGTACATATTGTGTTCTTATATTCTATGATCAActttgtacattatacaagTGTTCAAATTGAAGTCGCTTGTTAATTGTTCGTTTATTGTGTGGCCACGTCCGCTCGCCTCAGGAAAACTATGGGCGAATTTTGATCGATCATTGCTAATTGAGTATAAAGCCTTATGTGAGTTATATTTCTGTATATTTACTCTTTATATGCAATGCTCTTCAAGTGctaatacaacaaatattaataataatatttgtgcaTTACAATATCTCGTTTAATTTGGTTGTATTTGTGTTTGatgttaattagttattaagttataaagtattaatactTCCAGATGGGTATGATTTtcctaatttttcaaaaattctaacaaacatttgttttttttgtttaatttcagAGTCCAGAAGTCATCATGAATGTAGATGCACCTATAGAGCAGCTAGTTCAACAGCTTGCTAATGCTGTTGATCTAACCATGGACCCATTGATGTCACAAGAAAAGCGTCATGAAGCCTACCGTCTATgtgatagttttaaaaatgagtttCCATTATGTATTCAATGTCAGTGtgctttatattttactagtgACAGTGCACAATACACTGATATTGTTCGACATTTTGGCCTACAACTTATGGAGCATTGCATTAAATTTCGTTGGTATCAAATGGTACAAGAAGACAAAttgctaatttttaataccatcATGAGCCTGGTCAATTCTGCTTCACCCACACTCCAAATCAACTATTTGAAAGATGCTCTTGCTAGAGTTGTTGTAGAAATGATCAAAAGAGAATGGCCTCAACATTGGCCTGGAATGTTAAATGAATTAGAATATGCTACAACACTGGGCTGTTGTCAAACAGAAActgttatgttaatatttttgaggttAATTGAAGATGTTATCTTATTGCAAACCATTGACAATGCGGCTAGGCGGCGAGATATTAGTAAAGAACTTCAACTGAGTATGTGTAAAATTTTCCCattctttataaatgtaattgataattattgtagaCAATATCTAGAATTCTTAAGTAGAAATGAACAAAATGCAGCAACTGCACTTATCAGAGTAATACAGCTTGCATTGGCTAATATTGgagaattatttgaatttattcaacTCTCACATGTCAATTTTAAAGATTGTTATATTATCACTGTCTTGTGCTCTTTATtagatgattttaattttagacaaCCTGCTGTTGATTGTTTATCCATATTACTTTcaagaaaatgtaaaaacgaAGAAAGAGAATGTGTTGTACAATTGCTTGATCAACCTTTACAACAGATATATATGGTAGTACACAAGGCAATCAATCAAGAAGCAAATGaagaaaataacatatttttaaaaacattatccaAAGTTGTGTCAATGTTAAGCTCTGTATTATGTGCTTTCTGGaaagataataaattgcataattttaacattgaaaaatctgaaaaaatacttttttgttaTGTTGACTTATTACAAGATTGCTTGGTCCATAATTCATTGaatgttattacaaatattaatcaagcctggtgtacattatttaaacatactgAAATCAGtaagaacattttattaaaacaaaactacattccaaaatggtttttgttagtgtcaaaaaaattaattaagataGATTACAAAAACTTAGACTCATTCACCTTACTTGATTTTACAGATGAAGAAAGCtataatactgttttttatCATACCCGATCAGAAATTGTTGAAACAATTAGATATGCTTCTGCTATTGAAAACACTATTATGTTTTCAGTTACAGAAAACTTACTCAAATCATGTATGGAAAAAACCTCAATAAGGATGAAAGTGATTCCTATTTGTGAACAAGATTCTCCAGAGTTTCTCGAATGGGAAGTAATGGTGTTAATATTAGATGGTGTCATTAGTAAATTATCTTTGACTATGGATTCTGAAATTGTTAGAAGAGGTTTGGAGCTAATtgaattgtgtttaaaatttgatacaaGAGatccattaatattatcatttcttCTTTCATCTGTATCTGCattgtttgtgtttttaaCTTCAACAGCCTGGCCTTCAGAATATCTTCATGTTACacttaataaaatgtgtgaATATCTTATACTCGAGTGTCATCCAGATGATCAATTGTTTGTTCCacttaaagatttaaaatttcactCTGCttctttgtttataaaactaagTATCAAATTTCCAAATCTATTACTACCAGTTTTTGATAAGCTGTGTTCGTTAAGTGATCAACTTCTATTAAAAACCAGTAAAACAGGTGATAATCTCGCAGTATGTTTACGTTTGCAAGAGTCACTTCTAGTGTTAAATAATCATGTGCCAGATTTCGATAAACAAGCTCAActaattaaacacattttagaACCTTGTCAATTAATGTGGCAAAAAGTACAAAGTATTGTTTCTGGACGTCCTGAAGGATTAATAGCATATTTAGGCCTTGATAGGCAGCCAGTTGATTTTGAATCTGATCCATGCCTGGAAAATCGAAATCATCTATCtcattgtattaatgtattagctTGTGTTATGACTAGAAGCAACATAAATTCAAACTTATCAAAAATCCCAAATGTTTCACCAGTTACTGAACATGTCTTATTACTTCTTccaaatgtgtttttaataataaaaaatttaaactcttTATGTTCAGATAATGTGAAGAAAATGATGCATCCTAGTTATAGTTCAATTTTACAGATATTCCCTCAAGAGCGGGAAGCCTTACTTGGAAAGAACATTGTGTCTGAGAAAAATGATCCGTTTCAGATGTTTAGACCAAAACCAAAATCCGATCCCGTGTACAAAGTGAAACTAgctattttaaatgcttatgaaGGGTGTTTAAATGTCTTGGGAAAATCATGTTTATTACTTGGAGATCAATTTTACGCTCTACAAAATTTTGCTC
This sequence is a window from Rhopalosiphum maidis isolate BTI-1 chromosome 1, ASM367621v3, whole genome shotgun sequence. Protein-coding genes within it:
- the LOC113548867 gene encoding exportin-5, coding for MNVDAPIEQLVQQLANAVDLTMDPLMSQEKRHEAYRLCDSFKNEFPLCIQCQCALYFTSDSAQYTDIVRHFGLQLMEHCIKFRWYQMVQEDKLLIFNTIMSLVNSASPTLQINYLKDALARVVVEMIKREWPQHWPGMLNELEYATTLGCCQTETVMLIFLRLIEDVILLQTIDNAARRRDISKELQLSMCKIFPFFINVIDNYCRQYLEFLSRNEQNAATALIRVIQLALANIGELFEFIQLSHVNFKDCYIITVLCSLLDDFNFRQPAVDCLSILLSRKCKNEERECVVQLLDQPLQQIYMVVHKAINQEANEENNIFLKTLSKVVSMLSSVLCAFWKDNKLHNFNIEKSEKILFCYVDLLQDCLVHNSLNVITNINQAWCTLFKHTEISKNILLKQNYIPKWFLLVSKKLIKIDYKNLDSFTLLDFTDEESYNTVFYHTRSEIVETIRYASAIENTIMFSVTENLLKSCMEKTSIRMKVIPICEQDSPEFLEWEVMVLILDGVISKLSLTMDSEIVRRGLELIELCLKFDTRDPLILSFLLSSVSALFVFLTSTAWPSEYLHVTLNKMCEYLILECHPDDQLFVPLKDLKFHSASLFIKLSIKFPNLLLPVFDKLCSLSDQLLLKTSKTGDNLAVCLRLQESLLVLNNHVPDFDKQAQLIKHILEPCQLMWQKVQSIVSGRPEGLIAYLGLDRQPVDFESDPCLENRNHLSHCINVLACVMTRSNINSNLSKIPNVSPVTEHVLLLLPNVFLIIKNLNSLCSDNVKKMMHPSYSSILQIFPQEREALLGKNIVSEKNDPFQMFRPKPKSDPVYKVKLAILNAYEGCLNVLGKSCLLLGDQFYALQNFAPSFEATIMSDADSLPHVRIRIIMKSFIKPFLINCSSKYYDTVLIPILNSFLAHMLIRLSVTWKNIPEREEYDNKDGDSEELLEDMMIRLLTREYLDLIRYSLTSSNESKTSPHGSVEEIPNSDLSELGIKLLRNEQSRHLIVGSILNGLSWNTSISQFWKTCQIFQWDNRPVLHPWCDSQSSYKATYLAQIVVRHLAIEDERTAMTIAPDLLIAVLESLHWFGHHDSNMGPLLATCLNIYETYRSKNDQLLGVLRKLPEINLETLERFDKWVMSEDSLNNKVNKGKREMLKKILAGCIGKDVSQTHKCKAELRDLPKVNVPKICTTDLLENGDDLNINNLQDYKL